In Candidatus Contubernalis alkalaceticus, the genomic window GATTTATTCTCAGAGGGTGCTTTTGAAACTGGTGGAAAAAGGGCTGCTTCGGGAAAGGGCCTATGAAATAGTGCAGTCTAAAGCTATGGAAGCTTGGGAAAAAGGAGTTTCCTTCCGCACTCTTTTGGAAGAGGTGGCGGAGGTTCAAAAATATCTAACTACCGGGGAATTAGATGCTTGTTTTGACCCCTTAGAACAGCTGAAGAGGGTAGATTTAATTTTTCAGCGTTTACATTTAGCATAATAGATTTCCCCTTTAGTATGTCCAACTACTAAAGGAGCCTTTGGGATGAAGTTCATAGGCAAAGAGGTAAAAGTCAGAAGAAATCCATTAGGGATGGAGAGGTGCGGTAGGATGCAAGATGGGACTTTAGAGGTAGGCTGTGACAAATTCAAGGAGGAATGTGGGGTCTTTGGAATTTATGCCCCGGGACATAATGTAGCCCAGATTACCCACTATGCACTCTATGCGCTGCAGCACCGTGGGCAGGAAAGTGCCGGTATAGCAGTTTCCAATGGCGGCAAGATGGATATTGAGAAGGGCATGGGACTGGTTTCTGAAGTTTTAAACGGACAGAAGACCCGGAGGCTCACCGGTCATATGGCAGTAGGCCATGTTCGCTATTCCACCATGGGTTCCAGTTCCCTGGTAAACGCCCAGCCCTTGATGATACGGTACAGTAAGGGCTGCCTGGCCATTAGCCATAATGGAAACCTGGTAAACGGCCGGGAGATTAGGGACAATCTTGGAGAGGGGGGCGCTATTTTTCAAACCACCACGGACAGTGAAATTGTAGCCCACCTGATTGCCCGCCTGGGGGGGGATATTGTAGAAGATACTATATCCCAGGCTCTAGCTCATCTGGAGGGAGCCTTTACCTTTGTTATAATGACCGAGGATAAGCTTATTGGGGCAAGGGACCCCCATGGGATCAGGCCCCTTTCTCTAGGGCTTTTGGACGGTTGTTATGTCCTGGCCTCGGAGACCTGTGCTTTTGATACCATAGGAGCAGAATTCATCCGGGATATAGACCCTGGGGAGATGGTGGTCATTGATAATCAGGGCCTGCATACCAGGAGGTTTGCTCCGGAAAAGCCTTTGGCACTTTGTATATTTGAGTTTATCTATTTTGCCCGTCCGGACAGCAATATTCATGGTCAGAATGTGCACCTGGTCAGAAGAGAGTTGGGTAAGCAGTTAGCCAGGGAATATCCCGTTGAAGCAGATATTGTTACCGGGGTGCCTGATTCCAGTATTTCTGCCGCTTCCGGGGTTGCCGAGGAGATGGGTCTGCCCTACGAGATGGGACTTATTAAAAACCGGTATATTGGGAGGACTTTTATACAACCAAGCCAGGAAATTCGGGATTTGGGAGTAAAGCTAAAGCTGAACGCTGTAAAAAAAGTAGTCAAGGGAAAAAGGATTGTTCTGGTTGATGATTCCATTGTGCGGGGAACAACCTCTAAGCAGATTGTTCAGATGTTGAGAAAAGCCGGAGCTACAGAGGTGCATGTGAGAATCAGTTCACCACCGGTGATTTCTCCCTGCTTCTATGGAATAGATACCTCCTCCACCAAGGAACTGTTGGGGGCCTTTAAAACTGTAGAGGAAATTAAAAACATTATTAAAGCGGACTCTCTAGGTTATCTGAGCATTGAAGGTTTAGTTTCTTCTGTGGGACTATCCAGGGACAGTTTTTGTAAGGCCTGCTTTGACAAGGAATATATTGTCCAGCCAACCAGTGGGTTAAAGAAAAAACTATTTGAGACAACAAAAAGGTGATGCTATTGAAAGATGAAATGAGTTATAAAAAAGCAGGAGTAGATATCGATGCTGCCAATCTGGCGGTGGAAAAAATAAAGGGTTTGGTAAATAAGACCTTTCGGGATGAAGTTCTTACGGACATCGGTGGTTTTGGAGGATTATTTGCCCTGAATGTGGAAAAATATAAAGAACCGGTGCTGGTATCCGGCACAGACGGGGTGGGAACCAAATTAAAAATTGCTTTTTTGATGGATTCACACCAGACTGTGGGAATTGATTTGGTGGCCATGTGCGTAAATGATATAGCTGTCTTAGGGGCTGAGCCCCTGTTTTTTCTTGACTACCTGGCAGTAGGTAAGCTAAAGCCGGAAAAAGTATCCCATATTGTAGAGGGAATTGCCAATGGCTGCCGTCAGGCAGGCTGTGCCTTGATAGGCGGGGAAACCGCAGAGATGCCGGGTTTTTATGCTCCGGGAGAATATGATCTGGCTGGTTTTGCCGTAGGGGTAGTAGATAAAGGAAAAATTATTAATGGCAGCAGTATTAGTGTCGGGGACAAAATTATCGGTGTTGCCTCATCAGGGGTGCACAGCAATGGCTACTCCCTGGTAAGAAAGGTGCTGATAGAGGGAAAAGAAAGCCGTTTACAAGATTTCAACCCTTCTTTGGGATGCACTCTGGGGGAAGAGCTTTTAAAGCCCACCATAATATACACCGGATTAGTCCTGGAACTCTTGAAAAAGCATACCATTAATGGAATGATTCACGTTACTGGGGGAGGTTTTTATGAAAACATACCCCGGGTACTGCCCCCGGGAACCGGAGCGGAAATCCGCAGCCAGTGGAGTATCCCCCCTATATTTTCCCTGATTCGAGAAGAAGGGGATATCAGTTATCGGGAAATGTTTAGGACCTTTAATATGGGAATCGGTTTTATTTTGGTTGTGCCTTCAGGAGACGAGCAGGACATCCTACAGGTGATTTCCCGGTGTGGTCATAAGGGATGGACACTGGGTGAGGTAGTCTCCGGGGAAGGTGTGGAGATATTTAACTATAAATAAGTCTGCATTCTAATTTGAAGCAGCAATTTTCATTAAAAGGAAGGTGGTAATAATGAGTACTAAATATGCATTATTAAGCGTTTCTGACAAGTCAGGGGTGGTGGATTTTGCCCGGTCTCTAACAGAACTGGGTTTCGAGATTCTTTCCACCGGAGGGACCAAGAAATCTCTGGCAGATGCAGGAGTGCCGGTGAAATCCGTTTCTGAGGTTACCGGTTTTCCGGAAATTTTGGAGGGAAGGCTGAAAACCCTTCATCCTAAAATTCACGGAGGAATATTGGGCAAGAGGGGGGA contains:
- the purM gene encoding phosphoribosylformylglycinamidine cyclo-ligase; protein product: MSYKKAGVDIDAANLAVEKIKGLVNKTFRDEVLTDIGGFGGLFALNVEKYKEPVLVSGTDGVGTKLKIAFLMDSHQTVGIDLVAMCVNDIAVLGAEPLFFLDYLAVGKLKPEKVSHIVEGIANGCRQAGCALIGGETAEMPGFYAPGEYDLAGFAVGVVDKGKIINGSSISVGDKIIGVASSGVHSNGYSLVRKVLIEGKESRLQDFNPSLGCTLGEELLKPTIIYTGLVLELLKKHTINGMIHVTGGGFYENIPRVLPPGTGAEIRSQWSIPPIFSLIREEGDISYREMFRTFNMGIGFILVVPSGDEQDILQVISRCGHKGWTLGEVVSGEGVEIFNYK
- the purF gene encoding amidophosphoribosyltransferase, with product MKFIGKEVKVRRNPLGMERCGRMQDGTLEVGCDKFKEECGVFGIYAPGHNVAQITHYALYALQHRGQESAGIAVSNGGKMDIEKGMGLVSEVLNGQKTRRLTGHMAVGHVRYSTMGSSSLVNAQPLMIRYSKGCLAISHNGNLVNGREIRDNLGEGGAIFQTTTDSEIVAHLIARLGGDIVEDTISQALAHLEGAFTFVIMTEDKLIGARDPHGIRPLSLGLLDGCYVLASETCAFDTIGAEFIRDIDPGEMVVIDNQGLHTRRFAPEKPLALCIFEFIYFARPDSNIHGQNVHLVRRELGKQLAREYPVEADIVTGVPDSSISAASGVAEEMGLPYEMGLIKNRYIGRTFIQPSQEIRDLGVKLKLNAVKKVVKGKRIVLVDDSIVRGTTSKQIVQMLRKAGATEVHVRISSPPVISPCFYGIDTSSTKELLGAFKTVEEIKNIIKADSLGYLSIEGLVSSVGLSRDSFCKACFDKEYIVQPTSGLKKKLFETTKR